In a single window of the Larimichthys crocea isolate SSNF chromosome XVII, L_crocea_2.0, whole genome shotgun sequence genome:
- the LOC113744029 gene encoding GTPase IMAP family member 7-like, which translates to MDNKNADDGTQIAELLEKITETVAANGFNHFVPDKKIHLSIEEKRLRVEDGARLRQSQVKARRNSLKGSKNKLRELRIVLLGMKTSGKSATGNNLLRKGAFATCQNNCCQVEEEEVADRLITVIDTPGWSKSSECIKEMDKEIVRGLSVSPLGVHAVLLVVPSDLTFREAQQVALEEHMNLFDASIWKHTMVLFTYGDKLADKSIEEHIEREHRALRWLVDKCENKYHVVNNMKKSDMSQVTELFEKIEEMVAGNNGRLYCPDMNDVHHRIEEKFRRRQLKNVLKQRLEEEYRRRELELMINFKETLLELQADNKESVTSTKSKSLNQLVGDMAKLKVKAFGQRKKEENTDAKINHEIEKLDKEIMRSTELLRNSKEFLMPDLKGESRRSSIAESYQEGKMPTGQFDNVLQWLSTLQISKNAEDELTLNFSQTSGYRSVLPQDEFYAEADIPE; encoded by the exons ATGGATAACAAGAACGCAGACGATGGTACTCAAATCGCAGAGCTGCTGGAGAAAATCACTGAGACTGTGGCTGCAAATGGGTTCAACCATTTTGTCCCTGATAAGAAGATACATCTGAGCATTGAAGAGAAAAGACTAAGAGTGGAAGACGGAGCAAGACTGAGGCAAAGTCAAGTCAAGGCCAGAAGAAACTCCCTTAAAG GATCCAAAAACAAACTGCGTGAGCTGAGGATAGTGCTGCTTGGTATGAAGACATCTGGAAAGAGTGCAACAGGAAATAACCTCCTGCGTAAAGGAGCATTCGCCACCTGCCAAAATAACTGCTGtcaagtggaggaggaggaagttgctgacagactgatcacagtGATCGACACCCCAGGCTGGTCCAAGTCCAGCGAATGCATTAAAGAGATGGACAAAGAGATTGTTCGAGGTCTGTCTGTGAGCCCATTAGGGGTTCATGCCGTACTGCTGGTTGTCCCGTCGGATCTGACGTTCAGAGAAGCTCAACAGGTTGCCCTGGAAGAACACATGAACCTCTTCGATGCCAGCATCTGGAAACATACCATGGTTTTGTTCACGTACGGAGACAAACTAGCAGATAAATCCATAGAGGAGCACATTGAGAGGGAGCATCGAGCTCTACGCTGGTTGGTCGACAAGTGTGAGAACAAATACCACGTTGTGAACAACATGAAGAAATCTGACATGAGTCAGGTTACCGAGCTGTTTGAGAAGATAGAGGAAATGGTGGCCGGGAACAACGGTCGGCTCTACTGCCCTGACATGAATGACGTCCATCACAGAATCGAGGAGAAGTTCAGAAGGAGGCAGCTCAAAAATGTGCTGAAGCAGCGGCTGGAGGAGGAATACAGGAGGAGAGAGCTGGAGCTGATGATCAACTTCAAGGAAACACTCCTTGAGCTGCAAGCTGACAACAAGGAAAGTGTGACAAGCACTAAATCCAAATCACTGA ATCAACTAGTTGGAGACATGGCCAAACTCAAAGTCAAGGCTTTTGgtcagaggaagaaggaggaaaacacAGACGCAAAAATCAATCATGAAATTGAAAAGCTGGATAAGGAAATAATGAGATCGACAGAGCTTCTTCGGAACAGCAAGGAATTCTTGATGCCAGACT TGAAGGGCGAGAGTCGACGATCATCCATCGCTGAGTCTTATCAAGAGGGGAAAATGCCAACCGGCCAATTTGATAATGTTCTGCAATGGCTGTCCACGCTTCAGATCAGCAAAAACGCAGAGGACGAGTTGACGCTCAACTTCTCCCAGACGTCAGGATACAGATCTGTGCTTCCACAAGACGAGTTTTACGCTGAAGCTGATATTCCAGAATGA
- the LOC113747991 gene encoding GTPase IMAP family member 4-like, producing MENTLEDEDSTTLSESRLILIGGRWSGKSSSGNTILGKDRFECGRTRTAQCEVRHEEVQGRNLIVVDAPGWSSSLSLTEIPEGDKQRFKLNVSKCPPGPDTFLLVIPIDCAFSVEQKRTVEEHMKLLGERVWRYTMVLFTCGDFLGEKTIEQHIESEGDSLKWLIERCRNRYHVFNNKKKTDSSQVTELLEKIDEMVWHNNGTHYEVDEQTLNIIREKQEKVAERANDRRRRAEEERQQRKTLIPGECDRSFQCQTNIA from the exons ATGGAAAACACTCTTG AAGACGAAGACAGCACCACTCTGTCAGAGAGCAGACTCATCCTGATTGGTGGGAGATGGTCTGGTAAGAGCTCCTCTGGCAACACCATCCTGGGAAAGGACAGGTTCGAGTGTGGCCGAACCAGAACAGCTCAGTGTGAAGTGAGACATGAAGAGGTCCAGGGTAGGAACCTCATCGTGGTCGATGCTCCAGGATGGAGCAGCTCGCTGTCCCTCACTGAGATCCCAGAAGGGGACAAGCAAAGATTTAAACTCAACGTGTCCAAATGTCCACCCGGACCAGACACTTTCCTCCTTGTCATCCCCATAGACTGTGCTTTCTCTGTGGAGCAGAAGAGGACAGTGGAGGAGCACATGAAGCTGCTGGGGGAGCGGGTTTGGCGGTACACCATGGTGCTGTTCACCTGTGGGGATTTCCTCGGGGAGAAGACGATAGAGCAGCACATTGAGAGTGAGGGAGATTCGCTCAAGTGGTTAATAGAAAGATGCAGGAACAGGTACCACGTGTTCAATAACAAGAAGAAGACTGACTCATCTCAGGTGACAGAGCTGCTGGAGAAGATAGATGAGATGGTGTGGCACAACAACGGCACTCACTACGAGGTAGATGAACAAACGTTGAACATCATCAGAGAGAAGCAAGAAAAAGTGGCTGAGAGGGCAAACGACAGAAGGAGGAGGGCCGAGGAGGAAAGACAACAAAGGAAAACACTCATTCCAGGTGAATGTGACAGAAG CTTCCAATGCCAGACCAACATCGCATAG
- the LOC109142835 gene encoding uncharacterized protein LOC109142835 has protein sequence MKKSDMSQVTELFEKLEEMVAVNNGRLYCPDMNDVHHRIEGKFRRRQLKNVQREEEYRRRELELMINFKKTLLELQADNKESVTSTKSKSLNQLAGDMAKFKVKTFGQRKKEENTDAKINHEIEKLDKEIMRSTELLQRSMDIFKPDLKGESQRSSIAESSQEGKMPTGQFDNVLQWLSTLQISKNAEDELTLNFSQTSGYRSVLPQDEFYAEADIPE, from the exons ATGAAGAAATCTGACATGAGTCAGGTTACCGAGCTGTTTGAGAAATTAGAGGAAATGGTGGCCGTGAACAACGGTCGGCTCTACTGCCCTGACATGAATGACGTCCATCACAGAATTGAGGGGAAGTTCAGAAGGAGGCAGCTCAAAAAtgtgcagagggaggaggaataCAGGAGGAGAGAGCTGGAGCTGATGATCAACTTCAAGAAAACACTCCTTGAGCTGCAAGCTGACAACAAGGAAAGTGTGACAAGCACTAAATCCAAATCACTGA ATCAGCTAGCTGGAGACATGGCCAAATTCAAAGTCAAGACTTTTGgtcagaggaagaaggaggaaaacacAGACGCAAAAATCAATCATGAAATTGAAAAGCTGGATAAGGAAATAATGAGATCCACAGAGCTTCTTCAGAGGAGCATGGATATCTTCAAGCCAGACT TGAAGGGCGAGAGTCAACGATCATCCATCGCTGAGTCTTCTCAAGAGGGGAAAATGCCAACCGGCCAGTTTGATAATGTTCTGCAATGGCTGTCCACGCTTCAGATCAGCAAAAACGCTGAGGACGAGTTGACGCTCAACTTCTCCCAGACGTCAGGATACAGATCTGTGCTTCCACAAGACGAGTTTTACGCTGAAGCTGATATTCCAGAATGA
- the LOC113747992 gene encoding polymeric immunoglobulin receptor-like produces the protein MEALSSSRDSEGQRVSAASGVKHLPRHLVSGDSYSIKAVTREDAGGYQCQAEPWESSNSTSGKILSEPVELSVLELPPSALTLTPNTRQLFRGERFTVQCPESRTNSSGWMLKHFPSSRRDRKRVLHPDQCSPLGGAVSEDNPDACAFTAVSANGGLYWCQGPEGRSNSVNITVSLGPVILKTPAFPVLEGDEVILSCQYLSGTSGKTTFFKNGAEMNTSYSSASSNRVIKMTIENVTQDDEGFYKCASQDGKMESPESWLSVIPDRGNLTTDGTASTSGSWKWILVSCGLLLCLIPLTVWLVRHYSCWPVSKEALPAVELPVTKQDATEVQWDLSWMEMSNLLDKQLYPGT, from the exons ATGGAGGCTCTGTCTTCCAGCAGAGACTCTGAAGGTCAGCGTGTCAGCGCGGCCTCCGGGGTCAAACATCTACCTCG GCACCTGGTCTCCGGTGACAGCTATTCCATCAAGGCAGTAACGAGGGAGGACGCAGGCGGATACCAGTGCCAGGCTGAGCCATGGGAGAGCAGCAACAGCACCTCTGGAAAGATCCTCAGTGAGCCGGTCGAGCTCAGTGTGTTag AGCTGCCTCCTTCTGCACTGACTCTAACTCCCAACACCAGACAGCTCTTCAGAGGCGAGCGCTTCACCGTACAGTGCCCCGAGTCTCGGACCAACTCCTCAGGATGGATGCTGAAGCATTTCCCTTCAAGCCGTCGAGATAGGAAAAGAGTCCTCCACCCTGACCAGTGTTCACCGCTAGGGGGTGCTGTGAGCGAAGACAACCCTGACGCTTGTGCGTTCACCGCTGTCAGTGCAAACGGTGGACTGTACTGGTGTCAGGGCCCCGAGGGCCGCAGCAACTCAGTCAACATCACAGTAAGCT TGGGCCCCGTCATCTTGAAGACTCCTGCCTTCCCTGTACTTGAGGGTGATGAAGTGATCTTGTCTTGTCAGTACTTGTCAGGCACCTCCGGTAAAACAACCTTCTTTAAAAATGGAGCAGAGATGAACACATCGTACAGTTCTGCATCTTCTAACAGAGTGATAAAGATGACTATTGAGAACGTGACACAAGACGACGAAGGTTTCTACAAGTGTGCTTCACAGGACGGAAAAATGGAGAGTCCAGAGAGCTGGTTATCAGTGATACCAGACCGAG GCAACCTCACAACAGATGGGACAGCCTCCACGAGTG GCTCCTGGAAATGGATCCTTGTTTCATGTGGACTGCTCCTGTGCCTCATTCCTCTAACTGTTTGGCTAGTTCGTCACTACAG CTGTTGGCCGGTTTCCAAAGAAGCTCTACCAGCCGTGGAGCTTCCTGTGACTAAGCAGGACGCGACAGAAGTGCAGTGGGACCTGTCCTGGATGGAGATGTCCAATCTGCTGGATAAGCAATTATATCCAGGCACTTAA